The following coding sequences lie in one Gemmatimonadales bacterium genomic window:
- a CDS encoding polymer-forming cytoskeletal protein — translation MAIFSNTPREPEVNQMRRRTDHTSLSIIAKDLTVTGDLQTEGVVKIEGKVKGIIRANTQALVAPGALVQGDIHTAEAVIGGRVEGNVHATDRVEVQTTAEVQGDVFTRRIVVLEGGSVNGSIKMGSAKDPKAAPKVEPKVEPKPESRPELGPKG, via the coding sequence ATGGCCATCTTTTCCAACACACCGCGCGAGCCGGAAGTGAATCAGATGCGCCGGCGCACCGATCACACCTCCCTCTCGATCATCGCCAAGGACCTGACCGTGACCGGCGACCTCCAGACCGAGGGGGTCGTGAAGATTGAAGGGAAGGTCAAGGGCATCATTCGCGCCAACACCCAGGCGCTCGTGGCGCCGGGTGCGCTGGTCCAGGGCGACATTCACACTGCCGAGGCGGTGATCGGTGGACGGGTGGAAGGAAACGTGCACGCCACGGATCGCGTCGAGGTGCAGACCACCGCCGAGGTGCAGGGCGACGTGTTCACCAGGCGGATCGTCGTGCTGGAAGGCGGCAGCGTGAACGGGTCGATCAAGATGGGTTCGGCAAAGGATCCGAAGGCGGCACCGAAGGTGGAGCCAAAGGTGGAGCCGAAGCCAGAGTCGAGGCCGGAGCTCGGTCCCAAGGGGTGA
- a CDS encoding ParB/RepB/Spo0J family partition protein — protein sequence MSEARRLGRGLEALLGPVSKEQAEKEGNLRELPVTSIRPNPFQPRTRVDEEPLKELVASIEASGLLQPVVVRPQGSSYELIAGERRWRAVQRLGWTRIPAVIKDADDKTLLTLALIENLQRDDLSPIDEALGYQRLQEQFGVAQAEVARLVGRDRSTVANLLRLLGLPEAVRDLVDHGALSAGHARALLGLTDAKLIVKLGRQAVADGWSVREMEARVRQGPDSAKRPKTKRAEPGPVSAEVQRVEDALRKHLGTDVRVTQRRKGRGIVQLSYYSNDDLARLLELILGTPFEG from the coding sequence GTGAGTGAAGCCCGTCGTCTCGGCCGCGGCCTCGAGGCGCTGCTTGGTCCGGTCTCGAAGGAGCAGGCGGAGAAGGAAGGAAACCTCCGCGAGCTGCCGGTCACGTCGATCCGGCCGAACCCCTTTCAGCCCCGCACCCGCGTCGACGAAGAACCGCTCAAGGAACTGGTGGCCAGCATCGAGGCGTCGGGCCTGCTGCAGCCGGTTGTCGTGCGGCCACAGGGATCCAGCTACGAATTGATTGCCGGCGAGCGCCGCTGGCGCGCCGTGCAGCGCCTCGGATGGACCCGCATTCCCGCCGTCATCAAGGACGCAGACGACAAGACCCTGCTCACGCTGGCGCTGATCGAGAACCTGCAACGCGACGACCTCTCGCCCATCGACGAGGCGCTCGGGTACCAACGGCTCCAGGAACAGTTCGGCGTGGCGCAGGCGGAAGTGGCGCGGCTCGTCGGTCGGGACCGGTCCACCGTGGCGAACCTGCTTCGGCTGCTGGGACTCCCCGAGGCGGTACGCGATCTCGTCGACCACGGCGCCCTCTCGGCCGGGCACGCGCGTGCCTTGCTGGGGCTGACTGACGCCAAGCTGATCGTGAAGCTGGGCCGCCAGGCGGTGGCGGACGGCTGGTCGGTGCGTGAAATGGAGGCCCGGGTACGCCAAGGTCCGGACTCCGCGAAGCGCCCGAAGACCAAGCGCGCGGAGCCCGGTCCCGTCAGCGCCGAAGTGCAGCGGGTGGAGGACGCCCTCCGCAAGCACCTGGGCACCGACGTGCGGGTGACCCAGCGCCGCAAGGGACGGGGCATCGTGCAGTTGAGCTACTACTCGAACGACGATCTGGCCCGCCTGCTCGAACTCATCCTCGGCACTCCGTTCGAGGGATGA
- a CDS encoding M23 family metallopeptidase gives MKTPRPQITVMVHRDGEVNSRTFRMPIWLFRILVGTGAVLLVSALVVGAWYAPLLKAAASVPRLREDVARLEAETGKVRELAAALDSVERRYGRLREMVGADIVPDPIALAYSLPLAPPVNAAPPGPRVTLPPGPTVPYRWPLDAAGYMTRGLVPAGGTEEEHTGVDLAVTIGTPVRAVGGGTVIDSGNDPEYGIFVLISHPDGYASKYGHLSRSLVTTGQLVNAGDVIGLSGNTGRSTAPHLHLEIRRGDETIDPLTMVNEDSR, from the coding sequence ATGAAGACCCCGCGCCCCCAGATCACGGTGATGGTGCACCGCGACGGGGAGGTAAACTCACGCACCTTCCGGATGCCGATCTGGCTCTTCCGCATCCTGGTGGGCACCGGCGCGGTGTTGCTGGTGTCAGCGCTGGTCGTCGGTGCGTGGTATGCCCCCCTCCTCAAGGCGGCGGCGAGCGTGCCGCGGCTCCGGGAGGACGTGGCTCGGCTGGAGGCCGAGACCGGCAAGGTGCGGGAGCTGGCCGCGGCGCTTGACAGCGTGGAGCGGCGGTATGGAAGGCTCCGCGAGATGGTGGGTGCGGACATCGTGCCCGATCCGATCGCGCTCGCCTACTCGCTGCCCCTCGCGCCCCCGGTGAATGCGGCGCCTCCAGGACCACGCGTCACGCTTCCGCCCGGACCGACGGTACCCTATCGGTGGCCGCTGGACGCCGCAGGGTACATGACCCGCGGGCTGGTACCCGCCGGCGGCACCGAGGAAGAACACACGGGCGTGGACCTGGCGGTGACGATCGGTACGCCGGTCCGCGCCGTCGGCGGCGGGACAGTGATCGACAGCGGGAACGATCCGGAGTACGGGATCTTTGTCCTGATCAGTCATCCGGACGGCTACGCGTCAAAGTACGGGCATCTTTCCCGCTCACTGGTCACCACCGGCCAACTGGTCAATGCCGGCGACGTGATCGGTCTCTCGGGCAACACCGGGCGCTCCACCGCGCCCCACCTGCATCTCGAAATTCGTCGGGGCGATGAGACCATCGATCCCCTCACCATGGTGAACGAGGACTCCCGATAA
- a CDS encoding Nif3-like dinuclear metal center hexameric protein translates to MSEHAVPVAEVAEYLDTLLRVREVPDEGNAVNGLQVENGGTVDRIVAAVDASLEAIENAAAAGSEGGTLLLVHHGLLWDGNVPLTGRRYRRVRALFDRNIALYSAHIPLDLHPDLGNNIVLARRLDIDLEGWFGEYKGQRLGVYGELSLAREELVKRIEGQLGDAARLIPGGPATTQRVGIVTGNGGGFIAEAIAADIDTLITGEGPHHTYFDAMELGINLIYAGHYATEQVGVQALAQHLGLRFELPWEFHRHPTGM, encoded by the coding sequence ATGAGCGAACACGCCGTTCCAGTTGCAGAAGTTGCTGAGTACCTCGACACCCTGCTGCGGGTGCGCGAGGTTCCGGACGAGGGGAACGCCGTCAACGGACTCCAGGTGGAGAACGGAGGCACGGTGGACCGTATCGTGGCGGCGGTCGACGCCTCGCTCGAGGCCATCGAAAATGCCGCGGCGGCGGGTAGCGAGGGCGGCACCCTGCTCCTGGTCCACCATGGATTGCTGTGGGACGGCAACGTGCCGCTCACTGGACGGCGGTATAGGCGAGTCCGGGCGCTCTTCGACCGCAACATTGCGCTCTACTCCGCCCACATTCCGCTGGACCTGCATCCTGACTTGGGGAACAACATCGTGCTCGCGCGGCGGCTCGATATCGACCTCGAGGGGTGGTTCGGCGAGTACAAGGGCCAGCGGCTCGGCGTGTACGGCGAGCTGTCGCTGGCGCGGGAAGAACTGGTGAAGCGGATCGAGGGACAGCTGGGCGACGCCGCGCGCCTGATTCCCGGTGGGCCAGCGACGACCCAGCGGGTCGGCATCGTGACGGGGAACGGGGGCGGGTTCATTGCCGAGGCGATCGCCGCCGACATCGACACACTGATCACTGGCGAGGGGCCCCATCACACCTATTTCGACGCGATGGAGCTCGGCATCAACCTGATCTACGCCGGCCACTACGCAACCGAGCAGGTTGGTGTGCAGGCGCTTGCCCAGCACCTCGGCCTCCGCTTCGAGTTGCCATGGGAGTTCCACCGGCATCCGACGGGGATGTAG
- a CDS encoding AAA family ATPase — translation MARVIAIANQKGGVGKTTTAVNLAASLAIAEKRTLLIDADPQGNASSGVGVHRDQVRLSLYDAVIDERPARDIILHDEALPFLDILPATQDLVGAELELVDRPQRETALRRALEPIREDYDYILIDCPPSLGLLTLNVLTAADAVIIPIQCEYYALEGISQLLNTIRLVQQNFNPGLAIDGVLLTMFDTRINLARQVANDAREYFGAGVFRTVIPRNVRLAEAPSFGKPILLYDVQSVGAKSYLSVAQELLRRVDAGSAQGVQS, via the coding sequence ATGGCCAGAGTCATCGCGATTGCCAATCAGAAGGGCGGCGTCGGTAAAACGACGACGGCGGTGAATCTTGCCGCCTCGCTCGCGATTGCCGAGAAGCGCACGCTGCTGATCGACGCCGACCCGCAAGGCAACGCGTCGAGCGGTGTCGGTGTGCATCGCGACCAGGTCCGTCTCTCGCTCTACGACGCGGTGATCGACGAGCGCCCCGCGCGCGACATCATTCTCCACGACGAGGCCCTGCCCTTTCTCGATATCCTCCCGGCCACGCAGGACCTCGTCGGTGCGGAACTCGAACTGGTCGATCGTCCGCAGCGCGAAACCGCGCTCCGCCGCGCCCTCGAGCCGATCCGTGAGGACTACGACTACATCCTGATCGACTGCCCCCCGTCGCTCGGCCTGTTGACGCTCAACGTGCTGACCGCGGCGGACGCCGTCATCATCCCGATCCAGTGCGAGTACTATGCGCTCGAGGGAATTTCGCAGCTGTTGAACACCATTCGCCTGGTGCAGCAGAACTTCAATCCCGGGCTGGCCATCGACGGCGTGTTGCTCACGATGTTCGACACCCGCATCAACCTCGCCCGCCAGGTGGCCAACGACGCGCGCGAATATTTTGGTGCCGGCGTGTTCCGCACCGTCATTCCCCGGAATGTCCGGCTCGCCGAGGCGCCGAGTTTCGGCAAGCCGATCCTGCTCTATGATGTGCAGTCGGTCGGGGCGAAGAGCTATCTCTCGGTCGCGCAGGAGCTGCTGCGCCGCGTAGACGCCGGATCGGCGCAGGGGGTGCAATCGTGA
- a CDS encoding ABC transporter ATP-binding protein, protein MSLSLTGISKSFGSVRALHGVDLVVRAGEVHAVLGENGAGKSTLMHIADGLLRPEAGTISVDGMPVRFGSPRDARRLGIGMVHQHSTAVPALSVMENIALAAGWPVAPAPLRRRTAELTARLALHLDPLQTASELSVALKQRLEIVKALASDARILLLDEPTAVLAPAEAEELFQFVREFTRTGGAVVLITHKLDEALAAADRVTVLRRGVVTLAAPRADVTAELLTEAMIGGALTRAPRRHATGEGPALIQCDGLEVQGESGPGLRRASFTIRGGELVAVAGVEGNGQRELLRAVAQLLPPRRGALKVAGPVAFVPEDRTTEGLIPTLSLTENVVLGVGRVAPWISGRGVRQVHWTEAGARTTKLLEEFDVRAGGANAKAGSLSGGNQQKLLIARALERRPRVLVAENPTRGLDLQAAADVHAHLRAAASAGAAVLVYSNDLDEVLELGDRILVAANGAIVEAPPGADRHRLGEMMLRSGASDAR, encoded by the coding sequence ATGTCCCTGTCGCTCACCGGCATCTCCAAATCCTTCGGATCGGTGCGGGCGCTCCACGGCGTGGACCTCGTCGTGCGTGCTGGGGAAGTCCACGCCGTCCTCGGCGAGAACGGCGCCGGCAAGTCCACGCTCATGCATATCGCCGACGGGCTGCTCCGCCCCGAGGCTGGTACAATTTCGGTCGATGGTATGCCCGTCCGGTTCGGTTCCCCACGCGACGCCCGTCGCCTTGGCATCGGGATGGTGCACCAGCACTCGACGGCGGTGCCGGCGCTGTCGGTCATGGAGAACATTGCGCTCGCCGCCGGCTGGCCGGTTGCTCCCGCGCCGCTTCGTCGGCGTACCGCCGAACTCACCGCTCGGCTTGCTCTCCATCTCGATCCCCTCCAGACCGCCAGTGAACTCTCGGTCGCACTGAAGCAGCGCCTGGAGATCGTGAAGGCGCTCGCCTCCGACGCCCGCATCCTCCTCCTCGACGAACCGACCGCGGTCCTGGCCCCCGCCGAGGCGGAGGAGTTGTTCCAGTTCGTGCGGGAGTTCACCCGCACAGGCGGCGCGGTGGTGCTCATCACGCACAAACTCGATGAGGCGCTGGCGGCTGCCGACCGGGTGACGGTGCTGCGCCGGGGAGTGGTGACGCTCGCGGCGCCGCGTGCCGATGTGACGGCGGAGTTGCTCACCGAAGCGATGATCGGCGGTGCACTGACCAGGGCGCCTCGCCGCCACGCAACGGGTGAGGGCCCTGCGCTGATCCAGTGCGATGGGCTCGAGGTCCAGGGGGAATCCGGTCCAGGACTGCGCCGCGCTTCCTTCACCATCCGGGGCGGTGAGCTGGTCGCGGTGGCTGGCGTGGAGGGGAACGGTCAGCGGGAGCTGCTCCGTGCGGTGGCGCAGCTTCTGCCCCCGCGTCGGGGCGCATTGAAGGTGGCCGGGCCGGTTGCGTTCGTGCCAGAGGACCGCACCACGGAAGGGTTGATCCCCACGCTGTCGCTCACCGAGAATGTCGTGCTTGGTGTGGGGCGCGTGGCACCGTGGATCAGTGGACGTGGAGTGCGGCAGGTACACTGGACGGAGGCTGGCGCCCGAACGACCAAGCTCCTTGAGGAGTTCGACGTGCGCGCCGGGGGGGCGAATGCAAAGGCAGGGAGCCTGAGCGGGGGCAATCAGCAGAAGCTGCTGATTGCGAGGGCGCTCGAGCGGCGGCCCCGCGTGCTGGTGGCGGAGAACCCGACCCGCGGGCTCGATCTGCAGGCGGCGGCGGATGTCCACGCGCACCTGCGCGCCGCCGCCTCGGCCGGCGCTGCGGTGCTGGTCTACTCGAACGACCTGGACGAAGTGTTGGAGCTGGGTGACAGGATCCTGGTGGCGGCAAACGGCGCGATTGTCGAGGCGCCGCCTGGAGCGGACCGGCATCGCCTTGGCGAGATGATGCTTCGGTCGGGCGCGTCCGATGCGAGGTAA
- a CDS encoding BMP family protein translates to MVHRALGWVLAGALLAGCATREAPAPFRVALVTPGSIADAAWNSGAFTGLGQIHDSLGVPVSHVEARTPAEQEEALRTYAAQGYNLVFGHGFEFQGPAERVSADYPAVVFIITSGERVQGNVAPLIFRLSEASYLAGMVAGGLTKSGVIGFVGGVELPPVREASDAWVAGARAVNPKVQSRTTYLNNWDDAALGREAARALIRVGADMLHHNADAAAIGVFQAAKEAPGVYVFGANADQTALAPTRVIGSAVIDLPRALLLVAREVQGGTFTPKVESFGLASGVVRYVPNPALDSMVPPALAARVRAAEDSIRQQDDQ, encoded by the coding sequence ATGGTGCACCGCGCGCTGGGTTGGGTGCTGGCCGGCGCGCTGCTGGCCGGCTGTGCCACACGGGAGGCGCCGGCGCCGTTTCGTGTGGCACTTGTCACACCCGGCTCCATCGCCGACGCGGCGTGGAACTCCGGCGCCTTCACCGGGCTCGGGCAGATTCATGATTCGCTCGGCGTCCCCGTCAGCCACGTCGAGGCGCGCACGCCGGCGGAGCAGGAGGAGGCGCTCCGAACCTACGCGGCGCAGGGCTACAACCTGGTCTTCGGCCACGGGTTCGAGTTCCAGGGGCCAGCCGAACGGGTCAGCGCCGACTATCCCGCCGTGGTGTTCATCATTACCTCCGGCGAACGGGTGCAGGGCAATGTGGCCCCGCTGATCTTCCGGTTGAGTGAGGCGAGCTACCTGGCGGGGATGGTGGCGGGAGGGCTGACCAAGAGCGGGGTGATCGGGTTTGTGGGCGGCGTGGAACTGCCGCCGGTACGCGAGGCCTCCGATGCGTGGGTGGCCGGTGCGCGCGCGGTGAATCCGAAGGTCCAAAGCCGGACCACCTACCTGAACAACTGGGACGACGCCGCCCTGGGGCGCGAGGCCGCGCGGGCGCTGATTCGCGTGGGCGCTGACATGCTGCACCACAACGCCGACGCGGCGGCCATCGGTGTCTTCCAGGCCGCGAAGGAAGCACCGGGCGTGTACGTCTTCGGCGCCAACGCCGACCAGACCGCGCTCGCGCCTACCCGGGTCATCGGCTCGGCGGTGATCGATCTGCCGCGCGCGCTGCTGCTGGTCGCGCGCGAGGTGCAGGGAGGTACCTTCACCCCAAAGGTCGAGTCGTTCGGGCTGGCCAGTGGCGTGGTGCGGTACGTGCCGAACCCCGCCCTCGATTCGATGGTCCCACCCGCGCTGGCTGCGCGCGTCCGCGCCGCCGAGGACAGCATCCGACAGCAGGATGACCAATGA